The DNA sequence AGGGTCTAAGGGACATGGGGACAGAGTCCTGCACTCTCCATGCTAGCCTGCCTCTGCTGCTGACCAGGGGGCGTGATCAAAAGGCTGAGCTGGAGTCAGATGTCAGCTCGGGTCCCTGTaaggagagccaggctggcttCAGCCCCATGCAGTGTACTTGGGCCCCTCACCGACTGCCCTGAGGCCTTAGGTGCAGAAACTGAGCTGGTCGGGGTGCAGGAGAAGGCTGAGGGTGGGTATCTAATCAGTTATGAGCCAAGGACTCTTCCCCCAGTCCCTCAGGAGCACACCTTCTCCCAGTTTATCAAGGGAAATTGCATTTGGATTCTATCTGCCTGCCATCTGCCTACAGTCTGAGCAAGGGCCTGGCTGAGCCTGGGGGATCCAGGGAAGCACTAGAAAGATGGGCAGGGTGGGGTCCATGACACCACCTATCCAGCCCCTACAGGCATCATCTTCCATCAGCCTGTGAGGCTCTGATGCAGGCTGGGCCTCCAAGCTTCGGAGTCCAGACCCCTAGCAGTACTCACTACAAGGAGATGCCCGACTGTTACCTGTTACCCTCTACCCAAGACCCCTTTGGAGGTGTCTTGAACAAAGCTGGAACAAAAATGTGTCAGAAGTGAGCTCTTGGCTGCCCAGGCTCTGAATCTGAGATATTTACTCTGGCCTTGGAGTCTTCTAGTCATACAACTCAGCTGGGCCAACTCACTGAGCCTTACAATCAGGGAACCCTGCCACTACCCAGACCTTGGTCCTGACTCTACAGACATGTGCCAACCATATGCATGTGTGCCCCAACCATGCATGTGCCCTGTACCAACAGTGCCCAACCCCAGCCCCATGTGTgtgccccagccccctcccatcTGCCCTGAACCCACACATGTGCTGGACCCCATATACATGTGTCTGACCTCACAAATGGATCCAGGCCCCAGAGATGATGCTGAGGAGGAGAGTCTTCTTATCAATTTTACCACTTAGACAGGGTAGAGCTTCCCAGAGACCCCTGGAACCACCTCAATCAtgttacagatggagaaaccaaggcCTAGAGAAAAGAAGGCTCCCACCCCAGTCCACCTTGGTTAAGAGAAAAGAACCAGGGAATCACATACCAATCCTGGGGACACAGATCCTCTGGGTTACCTAGGACAGGCTGCTGATCCTCTCCAAGCATCCCCAAAACATGCTAAAGGGTGGTGCTCATCTGATGACGAAGTATCTGGCTTTTGGTGGGTGCCCCATCCATGCTTATGGACCAGGGAAAGACTGGACAGGTGGTTGAGCTGTGGGTTGCCTTTCCTTCCCAGAGAGCTGGAAGAGATTCTTCATGTCTGTCCTTATTTGGTTAATCAGGGGACAACTCATTGCACAGATGCCCCAgggtcctctctccctccaagtACTAACCCCCATCCACACCCCTCAGCCAAACCTGGTGAAAGAGATAGGGTCATATCCCTCTCAGCCCCGCAGGTCAGGAACAGGTCTTGCTCAGACCCACCACAGCAGAGCCATGTCCACTCAGACCCCCAGAACAGGGTAGCTGGTGTCCCACTGGGAAGGTGGGAAGTGGCTCACGGCGCTCTACTTTTCTCCAGCCATGCTTATAACTTTTGGCCTCCAGGTGTCGCTAATGCATTTCGGACAAATTATTTAGCTAGTCCTGTCCCGTAAGGAATCTGGCCTAGCCTTCTGGTCAGAGGAGGTGACTCAAGTAGGACAGGCAACTACTGAGGCCACCTGGCGGGGGGTCTTGGTCAAGTAACAGTCACAGGGCCCTGGCTCTAGCTCCACACCTCACCCCACTGGGGGTGTGTGAGAGCAAAGTCCCCCAGGATAGTACAAGCCTTGCCTTGTCTCTGGCCTTGGTCCTGAGACCCCATCTGCCTGTGTGGGGCCCAGCactggagaggaaaggaggggactTGAACTTGATCGAGACAGACCATTCATGTTTGCCCCTTGGGGCCTTGGTTTCTTCCAAACATCAGCCACCCTTGTACTCTAAGTTCCTGGCTCCATGGTTCTGGGCCCTGCCCTCTTCTCTTGTTCTAAATCTGGAACTTCCCAAAGTTTGGGGCATTGGTTATGAATGTCTAAGTCACTTGATTCTAGGAGATTCTGAAATGCTTTTCCTTGTTGAGACCTGGGTCCCTCTCGGCCTCGGTCCTAGCCCCTGGCCTCTGCCTGGCTCACTCTGTTCTCTCTTGACCTGCAGCCCAGCACAGCTCCGCCCAAGCCCAAGCCACCCCCACTGACCAAGGAGACGGTGGTGTTCTGGGACATGCGCCTGTGGCACGTGGTTGGCATCTTCTCGCTCTTCGTGTTGTCCATCAGTGAGTAGCTGCTCCTCGCTCTCCCTGCCATAACACAGTGGGAGCATAGCATCCTTTTCCCCCTCAGCACCACCCCCAGGGGCTCAGAGCAGCAATTCCGGGCAGTGCAAGCAGGCCAGGCGCCCGCAAGAGGCCCGTTGTGGTTTCTGGCACCTCCTGAGCCACACAAAGTCCCTGTGGAGAGCTGACAGACCGGTGGTGACCTGAAGTATTCTGCCTGATCGGGGATGCAGCCACATGGCAATTACGGTAATTACAGGGGACTCCACTGAACCAGGACGAGGACGTGTCATTTTTCCCTATCACTGGCCTCCTGATGCTTTTCCTGTAGTTTGGCCAACTTAAAGTGCCCAAGCCCAGGGGCCCCAGCAAGGCCACTGTTGGCCGCAGTTCAGTCCTAAAGGCTCCCCAGTTCAGCCCAGCACACGTGGCTCCCAGGCTGCAAACCCTGCATTGTCAAATAACATTTCCCCAGAATGACTCACATCCACTTCAATTAAAAGCAAGAGACCCCTTTCTCCCTTGGACCTGGGAGTTGTTTGATGCGAAGTCATAACAGAAGCAGGCTTGGCATGCTCCCTTGAATTGTCCTTCCGGAGTAGGCGTCTGGAGTTAGAGAAAAGGGGGCCAAGAAATGTCAGCTGGATGAGGGAGGCCACCAGGGTACAGAGCATAGACTGATAGAAGTTCCTACAGGCCAAAGGGAGGAGCAGGGGCACAGGCAGTGAAGGAAAGGAAAACCCACGCCCCCgaaaaggcttcatggaggacGGGTCCTCTGAGCTGTAGATTGGTAGGATGGATGGGTGGTTTTGTCAGGTAGGCAGCTGGAAAGGCACCCTAGACAGGATAGTGTGGGCAGAGGTGGGTGGAAACAGCCTCCACCCAGGTCTCAGATAACCCCTGCAAGACATTTACTGAGTGTACCCTGGGTCAGGGGCTAAAGGGGCATTTAAGTTCCCAGAGGGGCAGAACTGATCACAAGGGCCCATCCAGATGTGAGCGCACCAGAGACAAGGACATCTAATTTGCATGTGCTTCTCCTGGCACCAGAAGTCCCCTACCTGCAAGAAAATATCCATTCCCCCCACTGCCATCGCTTCACGGCTAGGGTAGAAGGATCTGAGCAAGAGGCTTCATTTTGTTCCTAGCCAAGGCCAAGAATCCATCAGGCTTCTGAGTGGAGGACCCCACAGACAGACAGGTGTGGCTAtagccccagcccaggtgtccaGAGAGGGGAACAACCCCCAGTACCGAGGCAGGGTTGGGGGAAGCATCTGCCCTGCAGAAGCCACAGAACCATCCAGGGTGCAGGTCCAGGGAGCAGCTCTGGGGCACCCTGGGGAGTACAGGTAAGGGCACTGTGGGGCTTCAAGACACACAATGgtttctccccacctctgcttGGCCCTAGATGGTGGAGGTGTCTGGGGCCACACAGGAAAGTTGCAGTGTCAGACCCAAAGAGGCACCTGAACCTCAACTACACAGATGAACTTCCACTCTTAACCCCATTTACTAGAGAAGGTAAAGGCCTCTGAGCAGCAGGTCAGCACTTGTTACCCTCCATGTAGGGCTCTAGGGAGCAGGGATGACACAGCTCCGTCTCTGGGGAGGAAACTTCTTTCTCGCTTCCCAGTCTGCCTGGACCTGGGTGGTACAGCTGTTAGCAGAGCAGCACCCCTAGAACCTTgtggaggggctggagctggacAGGGTGCTTCTGGAAGTCACCTCTACCCCCAGGGACTCCTATCCCAAGCCCCTGACTGGGCCCTGGAACTTGATTCAAGGAACtctatttctctgcttctttgaaGAGAAGTAACCAGGCCAGGCTGGATGGGGCAGACctggagtgaggggaggtgctCGCGTCCTGCTCTGGCTGCCAATAGCTGCCTCTGAGTTCCCCTTAAAGCCCAGGCCTCCCAGGGACTCCAACCAGCCTTTGCAGAGAGCCTGAGTGGGCATGGTCCTGAGGAGGTACCTGGTAGGGTGGCTGGGAGAGGTGGCCCAAGCCAGAAGAGTGGGGTTGGGGGCCAGACTTGGGCCTCAGGCATACAGAGGTCTGGAAGGGGGCAGAACCCAGCTCTTTGGATAAGAAAGGCCTGCTGTCTTCTCAGGCCTATCCTCGAACTGCAATGCACAGTCAGACTTGCTGCTGGGGCCCTCGTGCAGCCCCCCAGCCCAGATTGCCCCTGGATGTCGATGTCTgcctcatccattcattcaggaACCCAGTCCTTTAGCAGTAAATTCTGTGATTCTGGGGGAGACTCAGTGGGGCCACAATACTGGCTGAGGGATTGCACAAGATGACCTCAGGGGGTGCTCCAGCCCAGGCCACGTAGGTCTGATCCATCTTCCCCAAAATAGGACTGGCTTGTcctccctggccctcctgctCCTAGAGTCTGCCATGAAGTTATGTCTGGTCATCTGATTTATAATAGGAAGCAGCTCCATTCCCTCCCCTGAGGCTAGGGCCAAGGTGGTCAGACTGTGGGGGccttagaaaaataaactcagtcCAGCCGGGTCCtggcagccctgccctgcccacccctaGACAGGCCAACTCCATGCCCTGTCCCAGTTTGTGTGGGCACAGCTGCCCTGAGCCGGAAAACCACTCCTGGAATAACTCTGTCTGATGTGAACACCCCAGGGCAGGGTCTATGCCCTCTCCTAGGTTCTCACAGCCAGGAGGAGCCCTGCTAGTCCTTAGGGAGGTTGAGGAagatgaagccacattctccaagGTCTGATGTGCTCTCAGGAGTCTTGGAAGAAAAAACTAGGATGCACCAGGAGCCCAGAGGCCTCGGTTGGAAGCACAGGGCAGCCTCCAGGAGGCTGTAGCCTGAGTCATGGTGCAGCCcagtgccctgccctccaggtgCTCTCAGGTTAGTCCTCAGGACCAGGACTGATGACATAACATACAGGGCCAGTACACAAAGAAAATATGAGaccccttgttcaaaaattattaagaatttcaagatggggACAGCAGAGTGTTAACCAAGCACAAGGCCCTTCTGAGAGTGGGGCCCTATGTGAAGCCAGCCCTGCTCAGGAAACACATCTTGGGTGAGACACACATGGGTAGATGAAGGCAGGCCTGAAATTTGGGTACCATTCCTGGGGTGTCTGAGCACCGGCTCTGGCCAaccctgctctgccctccctctGTAGTTATCACTCTTTGCTGTGTCTTCAACTGCCGTGTGCCACGGACCCGGAAGGAGATTGAAGCCCGGTACCTGCAGCGAAAGGCAGCCAAGATGTACACAGACAAACTGGAGACTGTGCCACCCCTCAACGAGCTCACGGAAGTCCCCGGAGGTGAGCAGGCCTCGGCCCTCAGCCCAGCCACTATTTGACCCTGTCACGCCTACCAGCTCCTTGGTCCTGCTGCCTGGAGTTGCCCTATTCCTCCCCTGCACCTGGTTGAGGGCCAGgaccctgccctgtccctggagaCTAGAGCACAAATAACGGGTCAGAGTGAGGCAGGGAAAACAAGGAGCTATTCTGCAGGTAGGAGgtttggaaggaagaaagaatgaagggCTGGACTGGGAGGCTCTGGCGTGGACCCTAGGACCCAATCTAACCCCTGTTGCACGCCTCTTTCCTCTATCCTTCAGAggataagaagaagaagaagaaagacagtGTGGATACAGTGGCCATCAAGGTAGAGGAGGATGAGAAGAATGAGGccaagaagaagaaaggagagaaatgagagattCCTCATTTCTGGAAGCTCTGGAAGCTGGCCGGCCCTGGGGCTCATAGTCCTGGCCAGGGTCCAGACATCTTAGACTCTAAGCTCATACATGGACCAGAGGTGGCAGAACATCCTCTCCCTGCTCAGAGTGGGTTGCTGAGGCCCAGGACAGGGTCCTAGGACCTATCCGGGCAGAGACAAGACTACATCAGGTATGCTGCCCCccagcctggactccactccttCCACCCATCCATGTGGCCACTCCGCAGAGGTAGTCTTGGGCCACTGTCCCTCTGTAGATCCAAAGTGGATCCTGTACTCACCCAAATGTGCCTCTGGCCCTCCTCTGCCAGGAACAGCAGTGGCTAAAGGGGCAGTGGGATGAGGGTTTCGTTCTGGAAGGGGAAGGCTGACACGGACGGGCTAGATATAAGGTCATACC is a window from the Vicugna pacos chromosome 17, VicPac4, whole genome shotgun sequence genome containing:
- the TMIE gene encoding transmembrane inner ear expressed protein isoform X1; this encodes MAGQLWALGGAALGVCLTAVAGQLVEPSTAPPKPKPPPLTKETVVFWDMRLWHVVGIFSLFVLSIIITLCCVFNCRVPRTRKEIEARYLQRKAAKMYTDKLETVPPLNELTEVPGEDKKKKKKDSVDTVAIKVEEDEKNEAKKKKGEK
- the TMIE gene encoding transmembrane inner ear expressed protein isoform X2, with protein sequence MRLWHVVGIFSLFVLSIIITLCCVFNCRVPRTRKEIEARYLQRKAAKMYTDKLETVPPLNELTEVPGEDKKKKKKDSVDTVAIKVEEDEKNEAKKKKGEK